A genomic stretch from Candidatus Hydrogenisulfobacillus filiaventi includes:
- a CDS encoding DNA excision repair protein ERCC-3, which translates to MDRLPLIVQSDLTLLLEVDNPLYEEARDALVAFAELVKSPEHVHTYRLTALSLWNAQAAGLDASRVLAALARYSQYPLPPEVEQFVRDQGARYGRLVLTPAPDGDGLYLAASDPSLRHLIGHQQAVAPFLGPPLAAGYRIRPEHRGLLKQALAKIGWPVDDRAGYQAGSPLPLGWRERTRDGRPFALRDYQVQAVQAFWGNGAADRGSGVVVLPCGAGKTLVGIGAMVRAQAHTLILTTSVASLHQWREELLDRTDLDPAAIGEYSGARKEVRPVTLTTYQLLTRRKGGEYPHFAALDQGNWGLIIYDEVHLLPAPVFRLTASLQARRRLGLTATLIREDGRAEDVFALIGPKRFDLPWRMLEQQGWIAPASCHEIRIAMPPGLMERYALAEDDERIRLAAENPVKTRVVEQLVQEHAGDHILVIGQYLDQLKTLARRLQAPLITGETPARERERLYAAFRRGEIPVLVVSKVANFAIDLPDANVAVQVSGTFGSRQEEAQRLGRLLRPKADGGSATFYSLVSEETREQEFAQKRQLFLCEQGYRYTVAHADAQGRPQAPRLAPVIAFPPPGHAREGERP; encoded by the coding sequence ATGGACCGCCTTCCCCTCATCGTGCAGAGCGACCTCACCCTCCTGCTGGAGGTGGACAACCCCCTTTACGAGGAGGCCCGCGATGCCCTGGTGGCCTTTGCGGAGCTGGTGAAGAGCCCCGAGCACGTGCACACCTACCGCCTGACCGCCCTCTCGCTCTGGAATGCCCAGGCGGCCGGCCTCGACGCCAGCCGGGTGCTGGCGGCCCTGGCCCGCTACTCGCAGTATCCCCTGCCGCCTGAGGTGGAGCAGTTTGTGCGCGACCAGGGCGCGCGCTACGGGCGGCTGGTCCTCACCCCGGCCCCGGACGGCGACGGGCTCTACCTAGCGGCCTCCGACCCCTCCCTGCGCCACCTGATCGGCCACCAGCAGGCGGTGGCCCCTTTCCTGGGTCCGCCCCTGGCCGCCGGCTACCGCATCCGGCCGGAACACCGCGGGCTGCTGAAGCAGGCCCTGGCCAAAATCGGGTGGCCGGTGGACGACCGGGCCGGCTACCAGGCCGGGTCCCCCCTGCCGCTGGGCTGGCGGGAGCGGACCCGGGACGGGCGGCCCTTCGCCCTGCGCGACTACCAGGTCCAGGCGGTGCAGGCGTTCTGGGGCAACGGCGCCGCCGACCGCGGCAGCGGGGTGGTGGTACTGCCCTGCGGTGCCGGCAAAACCCTGGTCGGGATCGGGGCCATGGTGCGGGCCCAGGCCCACACCCTGATCCTGACTACCTCCGTGGCCTCCCTGCACCAGTGGCGGGAGGAGCTGCTGGACCGCACCGACCTCGATCCCGCCGCCATCGGCGAGTATTCGGGCGCCCGCAAGGAGGTGCGTCCGGTCACCCTTACCACCTACCAGCTGCTGACCCGCCGCAAGGGCGGGGAGTACCCCCATTTCGCCGCCCTCGACCAGGGCAACTGGGGGCTCATCATTTATGACGAGGTCCACCTGCTGCCGGCCCCGGTCTTCCGGCTCACCGCCAGCCTGCAGGCCCGGCGGCGGCTGGGCCTCACCGCCACCCTCATCCGCGAGGACGGCCGTGCGGAGGATGTCTTCGCCCTCATCGGCCCCAAGCGCTTCGACCTGCCCTGGCGGATGCTGGAACAGCAGGGCTGGATTGCCCCCGCCAGCTGCCACGAGATCCGCATCGCCATGCCGCCCGGGCTGATGGAACGCTACGCCCTGGCCGAGGACGACGAGCGCATCCGCCTGGCCGCCGAGAACCCGGTGAAGACCCGGGTGGTGGAACAGCTGGTGCAGGAGCACGCGGGCGACCATATCCTGGTCATCGGCCAGTACCTGGACCAGCTGAAGACCCTGGCCCGCCGGCTGCAGGCCCCCCTCATCACCGGCGAGACCCCAGCCCGCGAACGGGAACGCCTCTACGCCGCTTTCCGGCGGGGGGAGATACCGGTACTGGTGGTCTCCAAGGTGGCCAATTTCGCCATCGATCTGCCGGATGCGAACGTGGCGGTCCAGGTGTCCGGCACCTTCGGTTCCCGCCAGGAGGAGGCCCAACGCCTGGGCCGCCTGCTGCGGCCCAAGGCCGACGGCGGCAGCGCCACCTTCTACAGCCTGGTCAGCGAGGAGACCCGGGAACAGGAGTTCGCCCAGAAACGGCAGCTCTTCCTGTGCGAGCAGGGCTACCGCTACACGGTGGCCCATGCCGATGCCCAAGGGCGTCCGCAGGCCCCGCGGCTGGCCCCGGTCATCGCCTTCCCGCCCCCGGGGCACGCGCGGGAGGGCGAACGGCCGTGA
- a CDS encoding Cyclic nucleotide-binding protein: MAAVEPVRASWPRRLSRWVDRLVPLALAAFTLFISAVFTHELIRRTSEIWSWRSLIFFAVWVPTTLFFVLTALKDMVEHWKGSWDFPGAKPRPPQADTHGRAALEAQADYFRPAGPKFDLSRLAFFRWLFHRRWYQFAAQLPNVIIFNIVIVAGLIGVADPNRNFATVITWYVWFAVVFLLMLGIGRAWCLICPFSAQAEWLQRLSVFGKRKKPFTLGRKWPKAYSTVLISAFFFVGITWVEEFYNVAGPGAPVFTALLVLGIISWDVFYALVFERRSFCRYGCPLNGLIGTLSAVAPFEGFRSKDQSLCKTCTTKECMRGSARSYGCAWFEYPGSMTSNFHCGLAGECFKGCPYENVGMAVRLPLTDTYAPKKKRFDVALGVTLMMGVLFFEVFNATPPYAALDAWLNRVTGWGTLAQALFTQVNGYPNPLDYLAVVAVFPLLFWGLASLVHRLSGRRLPVRELFSRFAYGWIPLFGFGILARQLPKFLTNAPVTLVTLSDPFGFGWNLLGTAHWHLVARAFAPTWVLWVQLGAVAVGLAASLYSTARIARLDFGTRPGSGTAVAVMQTSLVVLGAALMLLYYVAAATNPGHYLSPPF; encoded by the coding sequence ATGGCCGCCGTGGAGCCGGTGCGGGCCTCCTGGCCCCGGCGCTTGTCGCGCTGGGTGGACCGCCTGGTGCCACTGGCCCTGGCGGCCTTCACCCTCTTCATCTCCGCCGTGTTCACCCACGAGCTCATCCGGCGGACCTCGGAGATCTGGAGCTGGCGCAGCCTCATCTTCTTCGCCGTCTGGGTTCCCACCACCCTCTTCTTCGTGCTGACCGCCCTCAAGGACATGGTGGAGCACTGGAAGGGCAGCTGGGACTTCCCGGGGGCCAAGCCGCGCCCGCCCCAGGCCGACACCCACGGGCGGGCGGCCCTGGAGGCCCAGGCGGACTACTTCCGGCCCGCGGGGCCCAAGTTCGACCTCAGCCGCCTGGCCTTCTTCCGCTGGCTGTTCCACCGCCGCTGGTACCAGTTCGCCGCCCAGCTGCCCAACGTGATCATCTTCAACATCGTGATCGTGGCCGGGCTGATCGGGGTGGCCGACCCCAACCGCAACTTCGCCACCGTCATCACCTGGTACGTGTGGTTTGCGGTGGTCTTCCTGCTCATGTTGGGCATCGGCCGCGCCTGGTGCCTCATCTGCCCCTTCAGCGCCCAGGCGGAGTGGCTGCAGCGCCTGTCGGTCTTCGGCAAGCGCAAGAAGCCCTTCACCCTCGGCCGCAAGTGGCCCAAGGCCTACTCCACGGTGCTGATCTCCGCCTTCTTCTTTGTGGGTATCACCTGGGTGGAGGAGTTCTACAACGTGGCCGGCCCCGGCGCCCCCGTCTTCACCGCGCTCCTGGTGCTGGGGATCATCTCGTGGGACGTGTTCTACGCCCTGGTGTTCGAACGGCGGTCCTTCTGCCGCTACGGGTGCCCGCTCAACGGGCTCATCGGCACCCTCTCGGCGGTGGCCCCCTTTGAGGGCTTCCGCTCCAAGGACCAGAGCCTGTGCAAGACCTGCACCACCAAGGAATGCATGCGCGGCAGCGCCCGCAGCTACGGCTGCGCCTGGTTTGAGTACCCGGGCAGCATGACCTCCAACTTCCACTGCGGCCTGGCGGGGGAATGCTTCAAGGGCTGCCCCTACGAGAACGTAGGCATGGCTGTGCGCCTGCCCCTGACTGACACCTACGCTCCCAAGAAGAAGCGCTTCGATGTGGCCTTGGGGGTGACCCTCATGATGGGGGTACTGTTCTTCGAGGTGTTTAACGCCACCCCGCCCTACGCGGCCCTGGATGCCTGGCTCAACCGGGTGACCGGCTGGGGCACCCTGGCCCAGGCCCTCTTCACCCAGGTCAACGGCTACCCCAACCCCCTGGATTACCTGGCGGTGGTGGCGGTCTTCCCGCTCCTGTTCTGGGGTCTGGCCAGCCTGGTCCACCGCCTGAGCGGCCGCCGGCTGCCGGTGCGGGAGCTCTTCAGCCGCTTCGCCTACGGCTGGATCCCCCTCTTCGGCTTCGGCATCCTGGCCCGCCAGCTGCCCAAATTCCTGACCAACGCCCCGGTCACCCTGGTCACCCTCTCCGACCCCTTCGGGTTCGGATGGAACCTGCTGGGCACCGCCCATTGGCACCTGGTGGCCCGTGCCTTCGCCCCCACCTGGGTGCTGTGGGTGCAGCTGGGGGCGGTGGCGGTCGGCCTGGCGGCCAGCCTCTACAGCACCGCCCGCATCGCCCGGCTGGACTTCGGCACCCGCCCCGGCAGCGGCACGGCGGTGGCGGTGATGCAGACCAGTCTGGTGGTGCTGGGAGCGGCGCTGATGCTGCTCTACTACGTGGCGGCTGCCACCAATCCGGGCCACTACCTGTCCCCGCCCTTCTAG
- a CDS encoding protein of unknown function (Evidence 5 : Unknown function): MMPVGLPLAVILTRLPEPHRRRLWPEAPARRLPARRLAERLQDPDGLARRVAALPETAREFLRRLLFSGGQAAADRVQAVPDAYTALNALAETGLVFLVRADYYRMLYLVPQEFLEPLWRALVDPGRLPVTTGSESPRPIPPAPAFTPFWADLLLLLGAARWEHLPLTQQATVYKRALNRLIARSALARDRQRAAVQMELVLRFALENRLVFKDPGGPDGPALRLTGAVPAFLALPPAARWARLLDFAAGGDPLAGPMPQVTLMVAASLPPQAWIDLGRLDKWLRSMALQYLPPGHLPEVLEEWAALDLWEWGPDRRSGRLSALGYAAANGPYEVEESGRILCQTTGEVLVPPVTPALERWQLEEVARLERPDRVSVYRLDQAAAERAIDNGYSLEQVLDLLRHLAPAGVPQNVAENLRDWFAALTRHRLVEAMLVHSGSAEDSRRMEQALGDLVVRRLTPTDLIVPFGSQQEVVERARRAGIAVRSRVEQPSEPPPPMPDPGPEEEGSGRMRPAVSAVLPYVDPRLARHAAAPAAEVIAAAIRRRRPVLVQYVPPGSGEPVTEELHPLTITNDWLQAYGPGQRMVSLLMTQVIAAAEPGPAS; the protein is encoded by the coding sequence GTGATGCCGGTGGGGCTGCCCCTGGCCGTCATCCTGACCCGTCTGCCCGAACCGCACCGCCGGCGTTTGTGGCCCGAGGCCCCCGCCCGCCGGCTCCCCGCCCGGCGCCTGGCGGAACGCCTGCAGGACCCGGACGGACTCGCCCGGCGGGTGGCAGCCCTGCCGGAGACGGCCCGCGAGTTCCTGCGCCGCCTTCTCTTCAGCGGCGGCCAGGCGGCCGCCGACCGCGTGCAGGCCGTACCCGATGCCTATACCGCCCTCAACGCCCTGGCTGAGACCGGGCTGGTGTTCCTGGTGCGGGCCGACTACTACCGCATGCTGTACCTGGTCCCGCAGGAGTTTCTGGAACCGCTGTGGCGGGCCCTGGTCGACCCCGGCCGGCTGCCGGTCACCACCGGCAGCGAGAGCCCCCGGCCGATTCCGCCCGCCCCCGCCTTCACCCCCTTCTGGGCCGACCTGCTCCTGCTCCTGGGTGCCGCGCGCTGGGAACACCTGCCGCTCACCCAGCAGGCCACCGTCTACAAACGGGCCCTGAACCGCCTCATCGCCCGCTCCGCCCTGGCCCGCGACCGGCAACGGGCGGCGGTGCAGATGGAGCTGGTACTGCGCTTCGCGCTGGAGAACCGGCTGGTGTTCAAGGACCCCGGCGGTCCCGACGGCCCGGCCCTGCGTCTGACGGGGGCGGTGCCGGCCTTTCTGGCGCTGCCGCCTGCCGCCCGCTGGGCGCGGCTGCTGGACTTTGCCGCCGGCGGGGATCCCCTGGCCGGGCCCATGCCCCAGGTGACGCTGATGGTGGCCGCCTCCCTGCCCCCCCAGGCCTGGATCGACCTCGGACGCCTGGACAAATGGTTGCGCAGCATGGCGCTCCAGTACCTGCCGCCCGGTCACCTACCGGAGGTACTGGAGGAATGGGCGGCGCTCGACCTCTGGGAATGGGGGCCCGACCGCCGCAGCGGGCGGCTGTCCGCCCTCGGCTACGCCGCCGCCAACGGCCCCTACGAGGTCGAGGAAAGCGGCCGCATCCTCTGCCAGACGACAGGAGAGGTACTGGTACCGCCGGTGACCCCGGCCCTGGAGCGTTGGCAGCTGGAGGAGGTGGCACGGCTGGAGCGGCCGGACCGGGTGTCGGTCTACCGCCTGGACCAAGCGGCGGCTGAACGGGCCATCGACAACGGCTACAGCCTGGAACAGGTACTGGACCTGCTCCGGCACCTGGCCCCCGCCGGGGTGCCGCAAAACGTGGCCGAAAACCTGCGGGACTGGTTCGCCGCCCTCACCCGCCACCGGCTGGTGGAGGCCATGCTGGTGCACAGCGGCAGCGCCGAGGACAGCCGGCGCATGGAACAGGCCCTGGGCGACCTGGTGGTGCGGCGCCTCACCCCCACTGACCTCATCGTGCCCTTCGGCAGCCAGCAGGAGGTGGTGGAACGGGCCCGCCGGGCCGGCATCGCGGTGCGCAGCCGGGTGGAGCAGCCCTCCGAACCGCCGCCCCCCATGCCCGACCCCGGGCCGGAGGAGGAGGGAAGCGGGCGCATGCGTCCGGCGGTCAGTGCGGTGCTGCCGTACGTGGACCCCCGTCTGGCCCGCCATGCCGCCGCCCCGGCCGCCGAGGTGATCGCGGCCGCCATCCGGCGCCGGCGGCCGGTCCTGGTGCAGTACGTGCCCCCAGGCTCCGGGGAACCGGTCACCGAGGAACTCCATCCCCTGACCATCACCAACGACTGGCTGCAGGCCTACGGGCCCGGGCAACGGATGGTCTCCCTGCTCATGACCCAGGTGATCGCCGCCGCCGAACCCGGCCCGGCCAGCTGA
- a CDS encoding MFS domain-containing protein — protein sequence MEATQTEKPVQTPDAAGAPGAAQAAGLVTIVLVLTFLARADSSMMQSNNPLLARHLGAGLAEVGLLTSVYAVSTMAVRFLVSVRLALPAVPRVMRAGFALLVAAVGMVAASPGLGWLAAGIILAGAANALIMPHLLSLAGGLAPPGRREAVLSYYSLALSLSLVLAPVFGTLILTVASIRAVYGLLVAFAAVAAVLMFRSERALSATLAARHPGAADGRVTQPLWPTLRALWHHPYYRADFAGFLLFNLSFTAAMAFGGVDVKSRFHLPYSGVEMVLTSFFVASLLGRVVIARRTRRGGLARKLDWMLASLAVGGAGLVLMGWAPSLAVFLAGFWLLAWPHAVLFPLMSMRIAGYVEPAQLVAANTLLQSSFDIAGIAGPLIVGLMAVRTGIGPGFWAIAVLQGVAMGLLWPSRRRETAA from the coding sequence GTGGAGGCGACGCAGACGGAAAAACCGGTACAGACCCCGGACGCCGCCGGCGCCCCGGGCGCGGCGCAGGCCGCGGGGCTGGTGACCATTGTGCTGGTGCTGACCTTCCTGGCGCGGGCGGATTCCTCCATGATGCAGTCCAACAACCCCCTGCTGGCCCGCCATCTGGGAGCGGGCCTGGCCGAAGTGGGGCTGCTGACCTCGGTGTATGCCGTCAGCACCATGGCGGTCCGGTTCCTGGTCAGTGTGCGGCTGGCCCTGCCGGCGGTGCCGCGGGTGATGCGGGCGGGATTCGCCCTGCTGGTGGCGGCCGTGGGGATGGTGGCAGCCAGCCCCGGCCTCGGCTGGCTGGCGGCGGGGATCATCCTGGCCGGGGCGGCCAATGCCCTCATCATGCCCCACCTGCTGTCGCTGGCCGGAGGCCTGGCTCCGCCCGGCCGGCGGGAGGCGGTGCTGAGTTACTACTCCCTGGCCCTCTCCCTCTCCCTGGTGCTGGCCCCGGTGTTCGGGACGCTCATCCTCACCGTGGCCTCCATCCGGGCCGTGTACGGGCTGCTGGTGGCGTTCGCGGCGGTGGCGGCGGTGCTCATGTTCCGCAGTGAGCGGGCCTTGTCCGCCACCCTCGCCGCCCGCCACCCCGGGGCGGCAGACGGGCGGGTCACCCAGCCTCTGTGGCCCACCCTGCGCGCCCTCTGGCACCACCCGTATTACCGGGCCGACTTTGCCGGCTTCCTGCTCTTCAACCTCTCCTTCACCGCGGCCATGGCCTTCGGGGGGGTGGACGTGAAGAGCCGCTTTCATCTCCCCTACAGCGGGGTGGAGATGGTCCTGACCAGCTTCTTTGTGGCCTCCCTGCTGGGCCGGGTGGTCATCGCCCGCCGTACCCGCCGGGGCGGCCTGGCCCGCAAGCTGGACTGGATGCTGGCCTCGCTGGCCGTCGGGGGCGCCGGCCTGGTGCTCATGGGCTGGGCCCCCAGCTTAGCCGTGTTCCTGGCCGGCTTCTGGCTGCTGGCCTGGCCGCACGCGGTGCTCTTCCCCCTCATGTCCATGCGCATCGCCGGCTATGTGGAACCGGCCCAGCTGGTGGCCGCCAACACCTTGCTGCAATCCTCCTTCGACATTGCCGGGATTGCCGGCCCCCTGATCGTGGGGCTGATGGCGGTCCGGACCGGCATCGGCCCCGGCTTCTGGGCCATCGCCGTCCTGCAGGGGGTCGCGATGGGGCTGCTGTGGCCGTCACGGCGGCGGGAGACTGCGGCTTAG
- a CDS encoding conserved protein of unknown function (Evidence 4 : Unknown function but conserved in other organisms), with translation MLASSPKEQEPRVRANPHAGFDRGYLAVGAALVALMALGLHFRIMDLIDWDLMTLMLWLSVGGVMVLSRLNGGRWE, from the coding sequence ATGTTGGCTTCGTCGCCGAAGGAGCAGGAACCGCGGGTCCGGGCCAATCCCCACGCCGGATTCGACCGCGGCTATCTGGCGGTCGGCGCGGCGCTGGTCGCGCTCATGGCGCTGGGCCTCCACTTCCGCATCATGGACCTGATCGACTGGGACCTCATGACCCTGATGTTGTGGCTGTCGGTAGGCGGCGTGATGGTCCTGAGCCGTCTCAACGGCGGGAGGTGGGAATAA
- a CDS encoding conserved protein of unknown function (Evidence 4 : Unknown function but conserved in other organisms), translating to MFDLNGTLATDGIIPPAVVEALKALNTILPVHILTAGTHGRLEEVARATGITPTLITDGRDKARHVRALDPAVAVGNGRNDVPMFRAARLAVAVIGTEGVNVSCLAAADIVVHSGLEAIDLLRFPQRLVATLRP from the coding sequence GTGTTCGACCTCAACGGCACCCTGGCCACCGACGGCATCATCCCGCCGGCGGTGGTCGAGGCCCTCAAGGCCCTCAACACCATCCTGCCCGTGCACATCCTGACCGCCGGCACCCACGGGCGCCTGGAGGAGGTGGCCCGGGCCACCGGCATCACCCCCACCCTCATCACCGACGGCCGCGACAAGGCCCGTCACGTCCGGGCGCTGGATCCGGCGGTGGCGGTGGGGAACGGGCGCAACGACGTGCCCATGTTCCGCGCCGCCCGCCTGGCGGTGGCGGTCATCGGCACGGAAGGGGTCAACGTCTCCTGCCTGGCGGCTGCCGACATCGTGGTGCATTCCGGATTGGAGGCCATCGACCTGCTGCGCTTCCCCCAGCGCCTGGTCGCCACCCTGCGCCCCTGA
- a CDS encoding Serine--glyoxylate aminotransferase — MFHPALLLPGPTPMPPEVARALTTPMSDHRGPAFTRAREAVEARLQDLLHAHRVAVFPSSGTGALEAAVQNFFRPGDRVLSVATGVFAQRFAQAAAAFGAEVDSIGDYGRPWDQEAILARLTAADPPYAGVLLTHNETSTGILNPVAELAGRIRAALGPDRQPAILVDSISGVPSIPFDLAASGVDAVMLASQKGFMVPPGLGMVAVSEAGWARVAAADRGPRYYFDLRPFFEGHLPYTPAVALVYGLEAALELLEAEGAEARERRHYLLRDMARAFGETAGLTPRVEAAYASPTVTALKLPEGVTPAAVRSPARSFGVEVAGGMGQWNADGIRIGHVGYVSPADLMGGLAALARALGGLGRPEAAGAVKAAMDVWMQA, encoded by the coding sequence GTGTTTCATCCCGCGTTGTTGTTGCCCGGCCCCACCCCCATGCCGCCGGAGGTGGCCCGGGCCCTGACCACCCCCATGAGCGACCACCGCGGTCCGGCCTTCACCCGGGCCCGGGAAGCGGTGGAGGCCCGTCTCCAGGACCTCCTGCACGCCCATCGCGTGGCCGTCTTCCCCAGCTCCGGTACCGGGGCCCTGGAGGCGGCGGTGCAGAACTTCTTCCGGCCCGGCGACCGGGTGCTGTCGGTGGCCACCGGGGTGTTCGCCCAGCGTTTCGCCCAGGCGGCGGCCGCCTTCGGGGCGGAGGTGGACAGCATCGGCGATTACGGCCGGCCGTGGGACCAGGAGGCCATCCTGGCGCGCCTGACGGCGGCGGATCCGCCGTATGCGGGGGTGCTCCTGACCCACAATGAGACCTCCACCGGCATCCTCAACCCGGTGGCGGAACTGGCGGGGCGCATCCGCGCCGCCCTGGGCCCCGACCGTCAGCCCGCCATCCTGGTGGACAGCATTTCCGGGGTGCCCTCCATCCCCTTCGACCTGGCGGCCTCGGGGGTGGATGCGGTGATGCTGGCCTCGCAGAAGGGGTTCATGGTGCCTCCCGGGCTGGGGATGGTGGCGGTGAGCGAGGCCGGCTGGGCGCGGGTGGCGGCAGCCGACCGCGGTCCCCGCTACTATTTCGACCTCCGGCCGTTCTTTGAGGGGCATCTGCCCTACACGCCGGCGGTGGCGCTGGTCTACGGCCTGGAGGCCGCCCTGGAACTGCTGGAGGCCGAGGGGGCGGAGGCGCGGGAGCGGCGCCATTACCTGCTGCGGGACATGGCCCGCGCCTTCGGGGAGACGGCCGGCCTGACCCCGCGGGTGGAGGCGGCCTACGCCTCCCCCACCGTGACCGCGCTCAAGCTGCCGGAAGGGGTGACCCCGGCCGCCGTGCGCAGCCCCGCCCGCAGCTTCGGGGTGGAGGTGGCCGGCGGCATGGGCCAATGGAATGCCGACGGCATCCGGATCGGGCATGTGGGCTACGTCAGCCCCGCTGACCTGATGGGTGGGCTGGCTGCGCTGGCCCGGGCCCTGGGCGGGCTGGGACGCCCGGAGGCCGCCGGGGCTGTCAAGGCTGCCATGGACGTGTGGATGCAGGCCTAA
- a CDS encoding D-3-phosphoglycerate dehydrogenase, with product MAEERPHILVAEELGPAGLNYLRERAEVEAHKKLPPEELDAHLEGKDAVIIRSSHRITREIVERHPQLKVVARAGSGVDNVDLNACTEYGITVINAPGANAIAAAEHTFGLLLAAMRNIPAGDRHVREGGWNRAAFLGAELHERRLGIIGFGRVGREVARIAQGFRMPIMVFDPYVSADMLTAYRAQGAETLEELVEWADILTIHTPKGGPRLGYELLRRMRKGSVVVNASRGGLFDEDAIVRLLDEGILYRAALDVFAVEPPPADSPLLKRTDVVLTPHLGGSTDEALAKVGLMTAQGVMEALAGRTPFNTVNVPVPVMDPEVIAKLDRATALLGKLFWFFERSLPKTIFLSVNAMPQASVPWLRQSLIARLLEPVSDERVNTVNAMKKAEEHGFRVNVGLEGEAEENKPVTLAVVSGSSTGQPLAEVEVNGALRLKQVGGVPIDAVWPERAILTEHNDRPGVMGQVGTILGQHNVNIAGLTLGRSGPGGPAYMVLAVDEEVPEEALEAIRALPGMNRAAYITL from the coding sequence ATGGCAGAGGAACGGCCGCACATCCTGGTGGCGGAGGAACTGGGCCCGGCCGGGTTGAACTACCTGCGGGAACGGGCCGAGGTGGAGGCGCACAAGAAGCTGCCCCCGGAGGAGCTGGACGCCCATCTGGAGGGCAAGGATGCCGTCATCATCCGCAGCAGCCACCGCATCACGCGGGAGATCGTGGAGCGGCACCCGCAGTTGAAGGTGGTGGCGCGGGCCGGCTCGGGGGTCGACAACGTCGACCTCAACGCCTGCACCGAGTACGGCATCACCGTCATCAACGCCCCCGGGGCCAATGCCATTGCCGCCGCCGAACACACCTTCGGGCTCCTGCTAGCAGCCATGCGCAACATCCCGGCCGGGGACCGGCACGTGCGGGAAGGGGGCTGGAACCGGGCCGCCTTCCTGGGGGCCGAGCTGCATGAGCGGCGCCTGGGCATCATCGGGTTCGGGCGCGTGGGCCGGGAGGTGGCCCGCATCGCTCAGGGGTTCCGCATGCCCATCATGGTCTTCGACCCCTATGTGTCGGCGGATATGCTGACCGCCTACCGGGCTCAGGGGGCGGAGACCCTGGAGGAGCTGGTGGAGTGGGCGGACATCCTTACCATCCACACCCCCAAAGGCGGGCCCCGGCTGGGATATGAACTCTTGCGCCGCATGCGCAAGGGGTCGGTGGTGGTGAACGCCTCGCGGGGCGGCCTCTTCGACGAGGACGCCATCGTGCGCCTGCTGGACGAGGGCATCCTTTACCGGGCGGCCCTGGACGTGTTCGCGGTGGAGCCGCCGCCGGCCGATTCGCCCCTCCTGAAGCGCACCGATGTGGTGCTGACCCCGCACCTGGGCGGGTCGACCGACGAGGCCCTGGCCAAGGTGGGCCTGATGACCGCCCAGGGGGTGATGGAGGCCCTGGCCGGGCGCACCCCCTTCAACACCGTCAACGTGCCGGTGCCGGTGATGGACCCTGAGGTTATTGCCAAACTGGACCGGGCCACCGCCCTGCTGGGCAAGCTCTTCTGGTTCTTTGAACGCAGCCTGCCCAAGACCATCTTCCTGTCGGTGAACGCCATGCCCCAGGCCAGCGTGCCCTGGCTGCGGCAGAGCCTGATCGCGCGCCTGCTGGAGCCGGTCAGCGACGAGCGGGTGAACACGGTCAACGCCATGAAGAAAGCCGAGGAACACGGCTTCCGGGTCAACGTGGGCCTGGAGGGCGAGGCGGAGGAGAACAAGCCCGTCACCCTGGCCGTGGTCAGCGGCAGCAGCACCGGCCAGCCGCTGGCGGAGGTGGAGGTCAACGGCGCCCTGCGCCTGAAGCAGGTGGGGGGCGTGCCCATCGACGCCGTCTGGCCTGAGCGGGCCATCCTCACCGAGCACAACGACCGGCCCGGGGTCATGGGCCAGGTCGGCACCATCCTGGGGCAGCACAACGTCAACATCGCCGGCCTCACCCTGGGCCGTTCGGGCCCCGGCGGCCCCGCCTACATGGTGCTGGCGGTGGACGAGGAGGTGCCGGAAGAGGCGCTGGAGGCCATCCGCGCCCTGCCCGGCATGAACCGCGCCGCCTACATCACGCTTTAG